The Thunnus thynnus chromosome 2, fThuThy2.1, whole genome shotgun sequence genome includes a region encoding these proteins:
- the enkd1 gene encoding enkurin domain-containing protein 1: protein METSIETSVDPSVISLRGQNPQLINKTILKLPMCEGPSSISGPIPPDPSLFPQYYKRPASARGRLEGNQDGTLTLLSGPLAPDPVLYPGCYSARTPAHPPRVSPNATHILERAQRGVVGELLKLDGVSITQVPRQKQRVHDFGKENVRRLREIQKRCKEQEAERAQSRPAPVKALWTASKYQNVPSRVMAQLQVSSPSVKPQCQNFLRGHSNSGSPPSQRPHSKASPVTMQRPDSGASTEDQNLQLQIKGQMIDFIKYNARAAGTTQLHRSQSLTNLKDKPVPSAVKGQVPQYLKERKEQWRKEEEERRRNAPDPATPAGHTLMPESERQETLQSLKETHRSLVTELLSLPLKADNLSFRSRRAHLDCRLSEIEEAIKIFSRDKVYIKINS, encoded by the exons ATGGAGACGAGTATTGAAACAAGCGTTGATCCTAGCGTCATCAGTCTGCGTGGACAAAATCCTCAACTGATAAACAAGACCATATTAAAG CTTCCGATGTGCGAGGGGCCTTCATCAATATCCGGGCCGATCCCCCCAGATCCTTCTCTGTTTCCTCAGTACTACAAACGACCTGCTTCAG CTCGTGGTCGTTTAGAGGGAAACCAGGATGGGACTTTGACCCTGCTCTCAGGGCCGCTCGCTCCAGATCCTGTGTTGTACCCTGGCTGCTACAGTGCTCGTACCCCAGCACATCCTCCACGTGTCAGCCCTAACGCCACCCATATTCTGGAACGAGCACAGAGAGGAGTTGTGGGGGAATTACTCAAACTAGACGGGGTCTCTATCACACAAGTTCCCAGACAGA AACAGCGAGTACATGACTTTGGTAAAGAGAATGTGCGACGGCTCCGGGAAATCCAGAAACGCTGCAAAGAGCAGGAGGCTGAACGAGCACAGTCCCGTCCTGCTCCAGTCAAAGCTCTTTGGACCGCCTCCAAATACCAGAACGTCCCATCCAGGGTCATGGCCCAGCTACAG GTTTCCAGCCCATCTGTTAAACCACAGTGTCAAAACTTTCTGAGGGGTCACTCAAACAGTGGATCTCCGCCCTCACAAAGACCACACTCAAAAGCTTCTCCTGTGACTATGCAACGCCCCGACTCTGGTGCCTCTACAGAGGACCAGAACTTGCAA TTACAGATTAAAGGCCAGATGATAGACttcataaaatataatgcaCGGGCTGCAGGAACGACTCAGCTGCATCGGTCCCAGTCCCTCACAAACCTCAAAGATAAGCCAGTGCCCAGTGCTGTCAAAGGACAGGTGCCGCAGTA TCTTAAGGAAAGGAAGGAGCAGTGGCgtaaagaggaagaggagaggaggaggaatgcACCTGATCCTGCCACTCCAGCTGGTCACACCTTGATGCCTGAGAGTGAAAGACAGGAAACACTGCAGTCCCTCAAAGAGA CCCATCGCTCCCTGGTGACAGAGCTGCTGTCGCTCCCGCTCAAAGCCGACAACCTGAGTTTTCGCTCACGTCGGGCTCATCTTGATTGCAGGCTTTCTGAAATCGAGGAGGccattaaaatattttccagGGACAAAGTTTACATAAAAATTAATTCCTAA
- the vdac3 gene encoding voltage-dependent anion-selective channel protein 3 isoform X1, whose product MAENKVESVVHQDKTGKDKQAENKDQCVTCQHHVPKGHGTMAVPPAYSDLGKSAKDIFNKGYGYGVLKLDVKTKSQSGVEFSTSGSNNTDTGKSGGHLETKYKVKDLGLNFNQKWNTDNTLTTEVTMEDQLAKGLKLGLVTSFVPNTGKKSAKLKTAYKRDFVNVGCDLDFDMAGPTVHAAAVLGYEGWLAGYQLAFDTAKSKLTQNNFALGYKAGDFQLHTNVNDGTEFGGSIYQKVNSNMETAVHLAWTAGSNNTRFGIGAKYQLDKDASLSAKVNNACLVGVGYTQTLRPGVKLTLSALVDGKNVNGGGHKVGMGFELEA is encoded by the exons ATGGCAGAGAATAAAGTGGAGAGTGTGGTGCATCAGGACAAGACAGGAAAAGACAAGCAGGCAGAGAACAAAGACCAATGTGTGACATGTCAGCACCACGTACCCAAGGGACATG GCACAATGGCCGTCCCTCCTGCATACTCAGACCTGGGAAAATCTGCCAAAGACATCTTCAATAAGGGCTATG GCTACGGAGTTCTGAAGCTGGATGTAAAGACCAAGTCCCAGAGCGGTGTT GAGTTCTCCACCTCCGGCTCcaacaacacagacacaggGAAGTCAGGAGGCCACCTGGAGACCAAGTATAAAGTGAAGGACCTGGGTCTCAATTTCAACCAGAAATGGAACACAGACAATACTCTCACCACAGAAGTCACCATGGAAGACCAG CTGGCTAAAGGTTTGAAGCTTGGCTTGGTCACGTCATTTGTGCCCAACACCGG CAAGAAGAGTGCCAAACTGAAGACCGCCTACAAGCGTGACTTTGTCAACGTGGGCTGCGACCTGGACTTCGACATGGCCGGTCCCACCGTCCACGCGGCTGCTGTGCTGGGCTACGagggctggctggctggctacCAGCTGGCTTTTGACACTGCCAAATCTAAGCTCACCCAGAACAACTTCGCCCTGGGCTACAAGGCTGGTGACTTCCAGCTTCACACCAACGT TAACGACGGCACAGAGTTTGGTGGCTCCATTTACCAAAAGGTGAACAGCAACATGGAGACAGCGGTCCACTTGGCCTGGACAGCCGGAAGCAACAACACACGATTTGGAATTGGAGCCAAATACCAGCTGGATAAGGACGCCTCTCTGTCT GCCAAAGTTAACAACGCCTGCCTCGTTGGAGTTGGATACACACAAACCCTCAGGCCAG GAGTGAAGCTCACTCTCTCAGCTCTGGTTGACGGAAAGAACGTCAACGGTGGCGGACACAAGGTCGGCATGGGTTTCGAGCTGGAGGCATAA
- the vdac3 gene encoding voltage-dependent anion-selective channel protein 3 isoform X2, translating into MAVPPAYSDLGKSAKDIFNKGYGYGVLKLDVKTKSQSGVEFSTSGSNNTDTGKSGGHLETKYKVKDLGLNFNQKWNTDNTLTTEVTMEDQLAKGLKLGLVTSFVPNTGKKSAKLKTAYKRDFVNVGCDLDFDMAGPTVHAAAVLGYEGWLAGYQLAFDTAKSKLTQNNFALGYKAGDFQLHTNVNDGTEFGGSIYQKVNSNMETAVHLAWTAGSNNTRFGIGAKYQLDKDASLSAKVNNACLVGVGYTQTLRPGVKLTLSALVDGKNVNGGGHKVGMGFELEA; encoded by the exons ATGGCCGTCCCTCCTGCATACTCAGACCTGGGAAAATCTGCCAAAGACATCTTCAATAAGGGCTATG GCTACGGAGTTCTGAAGCTGGATGTAAAGACCAAGTCCCAGAGCGGTGTT GAGTTCTCCACCTCCGGCTCcaacaacacagacacaggGAAGTCAGGAGGCCACCTGGAGACCAAGTATAAAGTGAAGGACCTGGGTCTCAATTTCAACCAGAAATGGAACACAGACAATACTCTCACCACAGAAGTCACCATGGAAGACCAG CTGGCTAAAGGTTTGAAGCTTGGCTTGGTCACGTCATTTGTGCCCAACACCGG CAAGAAGAGTGCCAAACTGAAGACCGCCTACAAGCGTGACTTTGTCAACGTGGGCTGCGACCTGGACTTCGACATGGCCGGTCCCACCGTCCACGCGGCTGCTGTGCTGGGCTACGagggctggctggctggctacCAGCTGGCTTTTGACACTGCCAAATCTAAGCTCACCCAGAACAACTTCGCCCTGGGCTACAAGGCTGGTGACTTCCAGCTTCACACCAACGT TAACGACGGCACAGAGTTTGGTGGCTCCATTTACCAAAAGGTGAACAGCAACATGGAGACAGCGGTCCACTTGGCCTGGACAGCCGGAAGCAACAACACACGATTTGGAATTGGAGCCAAATACCAGCTGGATAAGGACGCCTCTCTGTCT GCCAAAGTTAACAACGCCTGCCTCGTTGGAGTTGGATACACACAAACCCTCAGGCCAG GAGTGAAGCTCACTCTCTCAGCTCTGGTTGACGGAAAGAACGTCAACGGTGGCGGACACAAGGTCGGCATGGGTTTCGAGCTGGAGGCATAA